From the Pectobacterium carotovorum genome, one window contains:
- a CDS encoding EamA family transporter, whose product MNTTSSPHYWRDVLLTALAPAIWGSTYIVTSELLPPDRPFTAALIRVLPAGLLLLLFTRRFPARQDWWRVVVLSALNIGVFQALLFVAAYRLPGGLAAVLGAIQPLLVMVLVWAVDHRAPRLATLWSAIIGVAGMAILLLSPQTTFEPVGIAAALLGAVCMATGVWLTRRWRLDLPVLPLTGWQLFIGGLMLAPVAWVVDAPLPALTLSQYAAYIYLCLAGAVISYGLWFRGITRLPTIAVASLGLLSPLTAVLLGWVLLSQSMTGTAFLGLAIVLASVFAVQWTTARGK is encoded by the coding sequence ATGAACACTACATCCTCACCACACTATTGGCGCGACGTCCTACTCACAGCGCTGGCTCCCGCGATTTGGGGGTCTACCTACATCGTGACATCCGAACTCCTGCCGCCGGATCGTCCTTTCACAGCGGCGCTTATCCGCGTGCTGCCTGCGGGATTGCTGCTGCTTTTATTCACCCGCCGCTTTCCTGCCCGGCAAGACTGGTGGCGTGTCGTCGTGCTCAGCGCCTTAAATATCGGTGTGTTTCAGGCACTGCTGTTCGTTGCGGCTTATCGTTTACCTGGTGGATTGGCTGCGGTATTGGGTGCGATCCAGCCGCTGTTGGTCATGGTGCTGGTCTGGGCAGTGGATCACCGCGCCCCCAGACTCGCTACGCTGTGGTCAGCAATAATCGGCGTGGCCGGCATGGCTATTCTGCTACTGTCGCCGCAGACAACATTTGAACCTGTGGGCATCGCCGCCGCACTGCTGGGTGCCGTGTGTATGGCGACGGGAGTCTGGCTGACGCGCCGCTGGCGACTCGATCTGCCCGTGCTGCCGCTTACCGGCTGGCAACTCTTCATCGGCGGATTGATGCTAGCACCCGTCGCGTGGGTAGTCGATGCGCCTCTGCCTGCGTTAACGCTGTCGCAATACGCCGCCTATATCTATCTCTGCCTGGCTGGTGCCGTGATCTCTTATGGGCTGTGGTTTCGTGGCATAACCCGTCTGCCGACAATTGCCGTTGCGTCATTGGGATTACTGAGTCCATTAACTGCCGTCTTGCTGGGTTGGGTGTTGCTTTCACAGTCGATGACCGGCACAGCGTTTCTGGGGTTGGCGATCGTGCTGGCGAGCGTCTTCGCCGTGCAATGGACGACGGCGCGAGGTAAGTAA
- a CDS encoding OsmC family protein: MSEYHASICWQRDGQDFIDNRYSRLHQWQFDGGITLRASSSPHVVPLPFSLEDAVDPEEALVASLSSCHMLWFLSIAAKKRFCVDDYQDDAVGTMGVNAAGKTAMLSVTLRPQVTFSGEKQPTAEQYAQLHELAHDACYIAHSVNFPVNCEPTLGASN; the protein is encoded by the coding sequence ATGTCTGAATACCATGCGTCAATCTGTTGGCAGCGCGATGGGCAAGATTTTATTGATAACCGCTACAGCCGGCTGCACCAGTGGCAGTTTGACGGTGGTATTACGCTGCGGGCCTCGTCGTCGCCTCATGTCGTGCCACTGCCGTTTTCACTGGAAGACGCGGTCGACCCTGAAGAAGCGCTGGTGGCCTCGCTGTCGAGCTGCCATATGCTGTGGTTCCTGTCGATCGCGGCCAAAAAACGTTTCTGCGTCGATGATTATCAGGACGATGCGGTAGGAACGATGGGCGTGAACGCAGCGGGAAAAACGGCGATGCTGAGCGTCACGCTGCGTCCGCAGGTGACATTCAGCGGTGAAAAACAGCCGACCGCCGAGCAGTACGCCCAGTTGCACGAACTGGCGCATGATGCCTGCTACATCGCCCATTCGGTGAATTTCCCCGTGAACTGTGAACCGACGTTAGGGGCGAGCAACTGA
- a CDS encoding sulfotransferase, protein MTDRSMTESALSTHWDGWLTCPQEHLQARMRDELTELPISEKTRAAMLAFIHEYRLNGVNWSAQGIRGDEIQASLQDLQHDAPPYFALFCEKIALAEKYKWVGGSVDADILAAQTRYQKFAIVSTPRAGTHLLRTLLGSHPNIEMHGEAFNRFGQHLLPYSVKDTTMETILHRHLFRPYFEYVEAVGFVLFRDLDSHWGDASIWPALQAIPDLKLILLERRSRLQQFVSLKKSLRDRIWYVGKQDSRPISHEKMAVPVDELTEFIDNNLENQAAFYQAFQHHDILTLDYEEVMSAPDIVASTVLSFLGISDFRLCAGTGKKETRTIDSIVSNVDDIRTTLTGTQYESYL, encoded by the coding sequence ATGACCGATCGTTCAATGACGGAATCCGCGCTATCGACGCATTGGGATGGCTGGCTGACGTGCCCGCAAGAGCATCTTCAAGCCCGGATGCGAGATGAGTTAACCGAGCTACCGATAAGCGAGAAAACGCGGGCAGCGATGCTGGCCTTCATTCATGAATACCGTCTCAACGGCGTCAACTGGAGCGCTCAGGGCATACGCGGCGACGAAATTCAGGCGTCGCTACAGGATCTTCAACACGACGCGCCACCCTACTTTGCGCTGTTTTGCGAGAAAATCGCCCTTGCCGAAAAATACAAATGGGTCGGCGGCAGCGTGGATGCGGACATTCTGGCCGCACAAACCCGCTATCAGAAATTTGCCATCGTCTCCACGCCCAGAGCGGGCACCCACCTGCTTCGCACGCTGTTAGGTTCCCACCCAAATATTGAAATGCACGGTGAAGCCTTCAACCGCTTTGGTCAACATTTGCTGCCCTATTCCGTTAAAGACACCACGATGGAGACGATCCTGCATCGTCACCTGTTCAGACCCTATTTTGAATACGTCGAGGCGGTCGGTTTCGTGCTATTTCGGGACCTTGATAGCCATTGGGGCGATGCATCCATCTGGCCCGCCTTGCAGGCGATCCCCGATCTGAAACTGATCCTGTTGGAAAGAAGAAGCCGGCTACAGCAATTTGTGTCGTTGAAGAAAAGCCTGCGCGATCGCATCTGGTACGTCGGCAAGCAGGATAGCCGCCCGATTTCGCACGAAAAAATGGCGGTGCCGGTCGATGAGCTAACGGAATTCATTGATAACAATCTGGAGAATCAGGCCGCGTTTTATCAGGCTTTTCAGCACCATGACATCCTCACCCTTGACTACGAAGAGGTGATGTCCGCACCCGATATCGTTGCCAGCACGGTGCTGTCCTTTCTGGGGATTTCCGATTTCAGGCTCTGTGCTGGCACAGGGAAAAAAGAGACCCGAACGATTGATTCGATCGTGAGTAACGTTGACGACATCAGAACCACGCTGACAGGGACACAATATGAATCCTACCTCTAA
- a CDS encoding MarR family transcriptional regulator, translated as MKNQTSKREYDAVDVILEQWRRERPDLDASPMGPIGRLRRCAVLMDQRLESCFSRFELSSWEFDMLATLRRAGAPHCLSPTDLFSTLMVTSGTMTHRLKRLETRGFIERVQNEQDARSTLVQLTSTGLELINRAVEAHIENERQVLSVLPAEVLAALDANLAALLRGLEGYAGRAAPKETKSLETNS; from the coding sequence ATGAAAAATCAAACCAGCAAGCGCGAATACGATGCGGTAGATGTCATTCTTGAACAGTGGCGGCGCGAACGGCCCGATCTGGATGCCAGCCCTATGGGACCGATTGGACGCCTCAGGCGCTGTGCCGTGCTTATGGATCAGCGCTTGGAATCCTGTTTTTCCAGATTCGAACTGAGCAGTTGGGAATTTGATATGCTGGCTACGCTACGGCGTGCGGGCGCGCCGCATTGCCTGAGTCCGACCGATCTGTTCTCCACGCTGATGGTGACGTCAGGCACGATGACCCACCGACTCAAGCGCCTTGAAACTCGCGGATTTATCGAACGCGTGCAGAACGAGCAGGATGCGCGCAGTACGCTTGTGCAACTCACCAGCACGGGGCTTGAACTGATTAATCGCGCCGTTGAGGCACACATTGAGAACGAACGCCAGGTGCTCTCGGTGCTGCCTGCCGAGGTTCTGGCTGCGCTTGATGCTAATCTTGCTGCACTATTGCGCGGGCTGGAAGGCTACGCTGGGCGTGCAGCGCCTAAAGAGACGAAGTCGTTAGAGACAAATAGTTAG
- the narI gene encoding respiratory nitrate reductase subunit gamma translates to MSAITNYFNIFFFDIYPYLAMAIFLIGSWLRYDYGQYSWRAGSSQMLDKKGMRLASNLFHLGILGVFAGHFLGMLTPHWMYEAFLPMDVKQKMAMFGGGAAGLLTFVGGVLLLKRRLTNPRIRATSSVGDILILSLLVIQAGLGLLTIPFSAQHMDGSEMLKLVGWAQSVAFFQGGGSEHLTGVALIFKLHIVLGLTLFVLFPFCRLVHIWSAPVEYLTRRYQLVRNRR, encoded by the coding sequence ATGAGTGCAATCACTAACTATTTCAATATATTCTTTTTTGACATCTATCCTTACCTGGCGATGGCCATTTTCCTGATTGGCAGCTGGTTGCGCTATGACTACGGCCAGTACAGCTGGCGTGCCGGTTCGAGTCAAATGCTGGATAAGAAAGGGATGCGTCTGGCATCTAACCTGTTCCATCTGGGGATTCTGGGCGTTTTTGCCGGGCATTTCCTCGGTATGCTGACGCCGCACTGGATGTACGAAGCCTTCCTGCCGATGGATGTAAAACAGAAAATGGCGATGTTCGGCGGCGGTGCGGCAGGTCTGCTGACGTTTGTCGGTGGCGTGCTGCTGTTAAAACGCCGTCTGACCAACCCGCGTATTCGTGCCACCTCCAGCGTTGGCGACATTCTCATTCTGTCTCTGCTGGTGATTCAGGCTGGTTTGGGGCTGTTGACCATCCCATTCTCTGCACAGCATATGGACGGCAGTGAAATGCTGAAGCTGGTCGGTTGGGCGCAAAGCGTGGCGTTTTTCCAGGGTGGAGGGTCTGAACATCTGACGGGTGTCGCGCTGATCTTCAAACTGCACATCGTACTGGGGCTGACGCTGTTCGTTCTGTTCCCGTTCTGCCGTCTGGTTCACATTTGGAGCGCACCGGTCGAGTATCTGACGCGTCGCTACCAGTTAGTGCGTAACCGTCGCTAA
- a CDS encoding DSD1 family PLP-dependent enzyme — translation MNNIEWLSALETPFLLIDEFRFQRNIDRLYQRTEALGSRVRPHLKTLRSIEAGRYLLQDAASPATVSTLAEAEAFAAAGYTNLLYAVGIAPHKLPRIASLIRKGVNIHILLDSPEQAQAVTDFARANNVTFSVFIEIDCDGHRGGIPPESDALLELAQQIDGNGATLTGLLAHAGESYACRTDEAIRAAARTECKAINTAGQRVRALGIACPVLSVGATPTAHFAEDLTGITEVRAGVFTTFDLVMKNVGVCSLDDIALSVVSTVIGHNREKGWVFIDAGWMALSRDRGTASQAKDYGYGLVCDLYGGPYNDLCVTITNQEHGIITLPADSGLSVDNFPVGTRLRILPNHACATAAMHQHYQVLKSHRNEQETWQRITGW, via the coding sequence ATGAACAATATTGAATGGCTTAGCGCGCTGGAAACGCCCTTTTTACTGATTGATGAGTTTCGTTTTCAACGCAATATCGACAGACTTTATCAGCGAACGGAAGCATTGGGCAGCCGAGTTCGACCGCATCTCAAAACGCTACGCTCGATTGAAGCAGGTCGCTATCTGCTCCAAGACGCGGCGTCACCCGCGACGGTTTCGACGCTGGCAGAAGCGGAAGCCTTTGCCGCCGCGGGTTATACCAACCTGCTCTACGCCGTGGGAATCGCCCCGCACAAGCTGCCGCGCATCGCCAGCTTAATCCGCAAAGGCGTGAATATTCATATTCTGCTGGATAGCCCAGAACAGGCTCAGGCGGTGACCGATTTTGCCCGCGCCAATAACGTAACGTTTTCGGTCTTTATTGAGATCGACTGCGACGGGCATCGCGGTGGCATACCACCGGAAAGCGACGCATTACTTGAGCTGGCACAGCAGATCGACGGCAACGGCGCGACGCTCACCGGCCTGCTGGCACATGCGGGAGAATCTTATGCCTGCCGTACGGACGAGGCGATCAGAGCAGCGGCACGCACCGAGTGCAAAGCCATCAACACCGCCGGACAGCGAGTGCGCGCGCTGGGAATTGCCTGCCCTGTGCTCAGCGTCGGTGCTACGCCGACGGCGCATTTTGCCGAGGATTTAACTGGGATTACCGAAGTCAGGGCGGGCGTCTTCACCACGTTCGATCTGGTGATGAAAAATGTCGGGGTCTGTTCGCTGGATGATATCGCGCTGTCGGTCGTCAGCACTGTGATTGGGCACAACCGCGAGAAAGGCTGGGTGTTTATCGATGCGGGCTGGATGGCGCTCTCCCGCGATCGCGGGACGGCATCTCAGGCAAAAGATTACGGTTACGGACTGGTGTGTGATCTCTATGGCGGCCCTTACAACGACCTCTGCGTGACGATCACCAATCAGGAACACGGCATTATCACGCTACCTGCCGACAGTGGACTTTCAGTCGACAATTTTCCCGTCGGCACGCGGTTGCGGATACTGCCTAACCACGCCTGCGCCACGGCTGCGATGCACCAGCACTATCAAGTACTGAAATCGCACAGAAATGAGCAGGAAACCTGGCAGCGCATCACCGGATGGTGA
- a CDS encoding threo-3-hydroxy-L-aspartate ammonia-lyase, which yields MSDLRLPTYDDVVAAAERIAGYANKTPVMTSRTVNDAFGAEVFFKCENFQRMGAFKFRGAMNALLQFSDEQKAAGVVTFSSGNHAQAIALAAKLLGIPATIVMPHDAPAAKVAATRGYGGNVVEYNRYTEDREQIGNDLAKKHGLTLIPPYDHPHVIAGQGTAAKELLEETGELDALFVCLGGGGLLSGCALATRQLSPQCKIYGVEPLAGNDGQQSFRSGNIVHIDTPKTIADGAQTQHLGHYTFPLIRQNVDDILTVTDDDLIDTMRFYAERMKIVVEPTGCLSFAAARNLRESLRGKRIGIIISGGNVDISRYGAFLTSNA from the coding sequence ATGAGCGACTTACGCCTCCCAACCTACGACGATGTGGTAGCCGCAGCAGAACGTATTGCTGGCTATGCCAATAAAACGCCGGTGATGACATCACGCACGGTCAATGACGCGTTCGGCGCAGAGGTTTTCTTCAAGTGTGAAAACTTCCAGCGTATGGGCGCATTTAAGTTTCGCGGTGCCATGAACGCGCTGTTGCAGTTCTCCGATGAGCAGAAAGCCGCCGGCGTGGTCACCTTTTCTTCCGGCAACCATGCGCAGGCGATTGCGCTGGCCGCCAAATTACTCGGCATTCCCGCAACAATTGTCATGCCGCACGATGCGCCGGCGGCAAAGGTCGCCGCCACGCGCGGCTACGGCGGAAACGTGGTGGAATACAACCGATATACCGAAGATCGTGAGCAGATCGGTAACGATCTGGCGAAAAAGCATGGCCTGACGCTCATTCCGCCTTACGATCACCCGCACGTTATTGCCGGACAAGGCACGGCGGCGAAAGAGCTGTTAGAAGAAACCGGTGAACTGGACGCTCTGTTCGTCTGTCTGGGCGGCGGTGGATTGCTGTCAGGTTGTGCGCTTGCCACCCGTCAGCTATCCCCACAGTGCAAAATTTATGGCGTCGAGCCGCTCGCGGGCAACGACGGACAGCAATCTTTCCGCAGCGGCAACATTGTGCATATCGATACGCCAAAAACCATCGCCGACGGCGCACAGACCCAGCATCTGGGCCACTATACCTTCCCTCTGATTCGCCAGAACGTCGACGATATTCTGACCGTGACGGATGACGACCTGATTGACACGATGCGGTTTTACGCCGAACGCATGAAGATCGTCGTTGAGCCAACGGGATGCCTCAGCTTCGCGGCGGCGCGCAATCTCAGAGAATCGCTACGCGGTAAACGCATCGGCATTATTATCAGCGGTGGAAACGTCGATATCAGCCGCTACGGCGCATTTCTGACCAGCAACGCCTAA
- a CDS encoding GlsB/YeaQ/YmgE family stress response membrane protein: MGILSWIIFGLIAGILAKWIMPGKDGGGFILTVLLGIVGAVVGGYISVFFGFGRVDGFNFGSFVVAIVGAIVVLWVYRKIRD; the protein is encoded by the coding sequence ATGGGTATTCTGTCCTGGATTATTTTTGGCTTGATTGCAGGGATTCTGGCTAAGTGGATTATGCCCGGTAAAGACGGCGGCGGTTTTATCCTGACGGTGTTGCTCGGGATTGTCGGTGCGGTCGTGGGTGGTTATATCAGCGTTTTCTTTGGATTCGGCCGGGTCGATGGCTTTAACTTCGGCAGTTTTGTGGTGGCGATTGTCGGCGCGATTGTCGTGCTGTGGGTGTACCGCAAGATTCGAGATTAG
- a CDS encoding 2OG-Fe(II) oxygenase yields MSNYFDLERIIHGKRHETPFQWGELTQIWRNHDIASTLAREFPTDGFNYRERNGGYFYRRTLIPLASGKVSDTTTLSDAWQGMCNELVSDTFTAALSAFCGADLSELKMEAVAFRGGRDTHYLPHVDASLKRGFRLIIYFNAEWEESWGGAFQILNPDNHADVCHSVLPIMGNASIIIRNGFYETWHAVVPLTGVSVKTRNALNITYYEPGTTSTAQ; encoded by the coding sequence ATGTCCAACTACTTTGATCTTGAACGCATCATCCACGGCAAACGACATGAAACCCCTTTCCAGTGGGGAGAATTAACCCAGATATGGCGTAACCATGATATCGCTTCAACGCTTGCTCGCGAGTTCCCAACCGACGGGTTTAACTATCGTGAACGTAACGGCGGTTACTTCTATCGCCGTACCCTTATTCCTTTAGCCTCCGGCAAAGTCAGCGACACCACGACGCTGTCCGACGCCTGGCAGGGAATGTGCAACGAGTTGGTTTCTGACACCTTTACTGCCGCGCTGTCCGCCTTCTGCGGAGCCGACCTTTCCGAACTCAAAATGGAAGCGGTGGCTTTTCGCGGCGGCCGGGACACCCACTATCTCCCCCATGTCGATGCGTCGCTGAAACGCGGATTCCGCCTGATTATCTATTTCAACGCCGAATGGGAAGAAAGCTGGGGCGGCGCCTTTCAGATTCTCAACCCAGACAACCATGCTGACGTCTGTCATTCCGTTCTCCCGATCATGGGCAACGCCAGCATTATCATCCGCAACGGATTTTATGAAACCTGGCATGCCGTCGTGCCACTAACTGGCGTTTCTGTCAAAACACGTAATGCGCTGAATATTACCTATTACGAACCCGGCACGACGAGTACGGCACAGTGA
- a CDS encoding AAA family ATPase, with protein MKKLIFLYGPPAVGKLTIGRLLAEKMGATLFHNHLTYDLAMAVLPPDSAFSTLRRFACELRLYAISLLFAEDERDLITTFCYEGSKDDGYIEAIKTRCAEHGVTPFFVQLCSDETHLLNRVENADRHQFGKVNSQDKLKAILRNYDYADTIEAAHHRSLHTSALAPHEAAEQLLDWFYSSSY; from the coding sequence GTGAAGAAGCTTATTTTCCTCTACGGGCCACCTGCGGTGGGGAAACTCACGATCGGTCGCCTGCTGGCGGAGAAAATGGGGGCAACGCTATTCCATAATCATCTGACGTATGATTTAGCGATGGCGGTGCTCCCGCCGGACAGTGCATTTAGCACACTCAGGCGCTTCGCCTGTGAGCTAAGACTCTATGCCATTTCGCTGCTTTTTGCAGAAGATGAGCGCGATCTGATCACAACCTTCTGCTACGAGGGAAGTAAAGACGACGGATACATTGAGGCGATAAAGACACGGTGTGCGGAACATGGCGTTACGCCATTTTTCGTCCAACTCTGTAGCGACGAAACACACCTGTTAAATCGGGTGGAAAACGCTGACCGACACCAGTTCGGTAAGGTAAATTCGCAGGATAAGCTCAAAGCCATTCTGAGGAATTACGACTACGCCGACACGATCGAGGCTGCCCATCATCGTTCATTGCACACCTCTGCGCTGGCGCCTCACGAAGCCGCAGAACAGTTACTTGACTGGTTTTATTCATCTTCATATTGA
- a CDS encoding transcriptional regulator gives MAASGEGLLLTQLDAIAKGLSETFAPFCEVVVHDLKNPEHAILSIHNNLSGREVGAPATELGLARIASPDFPNILANYANQFADGRPVKSTSVGIKNAEGDYVAALCLNVDMTLFRGMQNALAQFTQLASDAVTEHLEPNGAAAIRQHIDNFAARLATTPRALKAQDRKALLQELRDSGLLEVKKSMETIAQHLGVSRASVYLYAKE, from the coding sequence ATGGCGGCATCTGGAGAAGGTCTGCTGCTGACGCAGTTAGATGCGATAGCGAAAGGGCTGAGTGAGACGTTCGCGCCATTCTGTGAAGTGGTCGTGCACGATCTGAAGAACCCGGAGCACGCGATACTTTCCATCCACAATAATCTCTCTGGCAGAGAAGTTGGCGCGCCCGCGACGGAACTGGGCCTTGCTCGTATCGCCTCGCCTGACTTTCCTAATATTTTAGCGAACTACGCCAACCAGTTTGCCGATGGGCGCCCGGTAAAAAGCACCTCGGTCGGCATTAAAAATGCGGAGGGCGACTACGTCGCGGCACTGTGTCTGAACGTCGATATGACGCTATTTCGCGGCATGCAGAATGCGCTGGCACAGTTCACCCAGCTTGCTTCTGACGCCGTAACCGAGCATCTGGAACCCAACGGCGCGGCGGCGATTAGACAACACATCGACAATTTCGCCGCCCGGCTTGCCACCACGCCACGGGCGCTAAAAGCACAGGACAGAAAAGCCCTGCTTCAGGAACTGAGAGACAGCGGCCTGCTGGAAGTCAAAAAATCGATGGAAACCATCGCCCAGCACCTCGGCGTATCCCGGGCGTCGGTGTATTTGTATGCGAAGGAGTAG
- a CDS encoding ornithine cyclodeaminase family protein, producing the protein MIFISEAESTALISHELAYDAVREALLAASKPEARSFPVVHGQGSDPGNTFSVKASATSELAGLKVGSFWPGNPANGLPRHNSLILLFDQQIGKIAVAIEAGKVNAFRTAAANAVAADLLARPDASVLAVFGTGHQARYECAALARIRPIRTVLIVGRDSSKSVEMAQELKAAGLDAQISDAESACRAADIIVTATPSRAPLFNAEWVNAGTHVVSMGSDAVGKQELPPELFTASRLFCDLPSQSRMIGDFQHAPAQVTLTAIGDVISTRAAGRQTLDDITVFDSSGLSIQDLYIGQRILAAWQQAKQNEGAP; encoded by the coding sequence ATGATCTTTATTTCTGAAGCAGAATCCACGGCGCTCATCAGCCACGAACTGGCTTATGATGCCGTTCGTGAAGCCCTGCTCGCCGCTAGCAAACCGGAAGCCCGCAGTTTTCCGGTGGTTCACGGTCAAGGCTCCGATCCGGGTAACACTTTCAGCGTCAAAGCTTCCGCCACGAGTGAACTCGCAGGGCTAAAAGTCGGCTCGTTCTGGCCGGGAAACCCCGCTAACGGGCTGCCCCGCCATAATTCCCTGATTCTGCTGTTCGATCAGCAAATCGGGAAAATCGCTGTCGCCATTGAAGCCGGAAAGGTGAACGCCTTTCGTACCGCTGCCGCCAATGCCGTCGCCGCCGACTTGCTGGCAAGGCCCGATGCTTCGGTGCTGGCCGTGTTCGGAACCGGTCATCAGGCCCGCTATGAGTGCGCCGCATTGGCAAGAATACGGCCAATTCGTACCGTGCTGATTGTCGGGCGCGATAGCAGCAAATCCGTGGAAATGGCACAAGAGCTCAAGGCTGCCGGGCTGGATGCACAAATTAGCGATGCTGAAAGTGCGTGCCGCGCAGCGGATATCATCGTGACCGCAACGCCATCACGCGCACCGCTTTTTAACGCCGAATGGGTTAACGCCGGAACGCATGTCGTCAGCATGGGATCGGACGCCGTCGGCAAGCAGGAACTGCCGCCAGAGCTGTTTACCGCTAGCCGCCTGTTTTGCGATCTGCCTTCCCAGTCACGAATGATCGGTGACTTCCAGCACGCACCAGCTCAGGTCACGCTGACCGCTATCGGCGACGTGATTAGCACGCGTGCAGCGGGACGACAGACTCTGGATGATATCACCGTGTTTGACAGTTCCGGTTTATCCATTCAGGACTTATATATCGGCCAACGCATTCTTGCCGCCTGGCAACAGGCTAAACAAAATGAAGGTGCACCATGA
- a CDS encoding aspartate aminotransferase family protein, producing the protein MNPTSNPYWPPYTALAEQDERPLIHRGEGVYLYDERGQRYFDGMSGCYNHCLGHSHPEFIAALQQQLSTLIHACNIYSNTQLPGELAEKLAAKLLGTGLNKTFIVGSGSEGVESALKMAWQYQVNRSRPARTKIVAISDAYHGCTLGAMMATRRPFINEGILPSLLASNTITMPPPEHLSDISAWETLLAEQESAIAAVIIEPIMAMEGTRLLPEGFLQQLSLLTKKHDIPLICDEVYCGVGRAGTFCESVSQGAQPDIVIFSKCLGGGVPITAVLATETITDSFKGQTPPFFRHGHTQSGNLLGCRAALFVMDYLEVHHLYDAVTAKGRTILQLAKQHFPQTEGLISLQGKGLMLSMTFSSLEQCGRAQAVIRQHGVIVGAAGPYLKLAPAFTISTEETEELIQRISTALGSL; encoded by the coding sequence ATGAATCCTACCTCTAACCCATACTGGCCACCTTATACGGCTCTCGCGGAGCAAGACGAACGTCCGCTGATTCACCGTGGCGAAGGTGTTTATCTTTATGATGAACGCGGGCAGCGCTACTTTGACGGCATGTCCGGCTGTTATAACCACTGTCTTGGGCACTCTCACCCTGAATTCATTGCCGCCCTGCAACAGCAATTATCCACACTGATTCATGCCTGCAATATCTATTCAAATACCCAACTCCCCGGCGAACTGGCCGAAAAACTCGCGGCTAAGTTACTCGGTACCGGTCTGAACAAGACATTCATCGTTGGGAGCGGCAGCGAAGGCGTTGAAAGCGCACTAAAAATGGCCTGGCAATATCAGGTCAACCGTTCCCGTCCCGCACGAACGAAAATCGTGGCGATTAGCGACGCCTACCACGGCTGTACGCTCGGCGCGATGATGGCGACAAGACGCCCCTTTATCAACGAGGGCATTTTACCGTCTCTGCTCGCCAGCAATACGATCACAATGCCGCCACCTGAACACCTCAGCGATATCAGTGCCTGGGAAACACTGCTGGCAGAACAGGAATCGGCCATCGCCGCCGTCATTATTGAACCGATTATGGCAATGGAAGGCACCCGACTGCTGCCTGAGGGCTTCCTGCAACAGCTCTCGCTGTTGACAAAAAAGCACGATATTCCGCTGATCTGTGACGAAGTCTACTGCGGCGTTGGCCGCGCGGGGACGTTCTGTGAATCAGTCTCACAAGGCGCACAGCCTGACATTGTCATTTTCAGCAAGTGTCTGGGTGGTGGCGTTCCCATCACCGCCGTGCTTGCGACAGAAACCATTACCGACAGCTTCAAAGGGCAAACGCCGCCGTTTTTCCGCCACGGCCATACCCAATCCGGCAACCTGCTGGGCTGCCGCGCGGCGCTGTTTGTCATGGATTATCTGGAGGTACATCACCTCTACGATGCGGTCACGGCAAAGGGAAGGACGATCCTCCAACTCGCCAAACAGCATTTCCCTCAAACCGAGGGACTGATCAGCCTGCAAGGCAAAGGCCTGATGCTATCGATGACATTTTCGTCTCTCGAACAGTGTGGCCGCGCACAGGCGGTGATACGCCAGCATGGCGTCATCGTTGGTGCAGCAGGCCCGTACCTAAAACTGGCACCGGCCTTCACCATTTCAACCGAAGAGACAGAGGAACTGATTCAACGCATCTCTACCGCACTAGGAAGCCTGTGA